From the Oceanicaulis alexandrii DSM 11625 genome, one window contains:
- a CDS encoding ABC transporter permease produces the protein MIGYIARRILVAIPTLLVIITLAFFMMRFAPGGPFDLERPMPEQTRQNLLASYGMDQPVPKQYLDYLVDLAQFDLGPSLKFRDKTVSQIIAEGFPVSATVGLLSMGLAVFIGTILGSIAALRQNTAVDYGVVGFATVGIVIPPFVVGPILALVIGIYLGWLPSGGLDPRHGMTVERMILPVITLALPQIAIISRLMRASMIEVIRSNFIRTARAKGLSPFAVISRHALRAAILPLVSYLGPATAALLTGSIVIEQVFSLPGVGRQFVFAALQRDYTVVMGVVILYAGLIIALNLIADLLYAVLNPKVKFD, from the coding sequence ATGATCGGTTATATCGCCCGCCGCATACTCGTCGCGATCCCCACACTGCTGGTGATCATCACGCTGGCGTTTTTCATGATGCGCTTCGCCCCTGGCGGGCCGTTTGATCTGGAACGTCCCATGCCTGAACAGACCCGCCAGAACCTGCTGGCGAGCTATGGCATGGACCAGCCGGTGCCCAAGCAGTATCTCGACTATCTGGTCGACCTGGCGCAATTCGATCTCGGCCCGTCGCTGAAATTCCGCGACAAGACCGTCTCCCAGATCATCGCCGAAGGCTTTCCGGTCTCCGCCACTGTGGGCCTGTTGTCCATGGGGCTTGCGGTGTTCATCGGGACCATATTGGGATCGATCGCCGCGCTCAGGCAAAATACAGCGGTGGATTACGGAGTGGTCGGGTTCGCCACAGTGGGGATCGTCATCCCGCCCTTTGTGGTGGGGCCGATTCTGGCGCTGGTGATCGGGATCTATCTGGGTTGGCTGCCCTCAGGGGGGCTTGATCCGCGACACGGCATGACCGTGGAGCGCATGATCCTGCCGGTGATCACTCTGGCGCTGCCGCAGATCGCCATCATCTCGCGCCTGATGCGGGCGAGCATGATCGAGGTGATCCGCTCCAACTTCATCCGCACCGCGCGCGCCAAGGGGCTGAGCCCGTTCGCCGTGATCAGCCGGCACGCCCTGCGCGCCGCGATCCTGCCGCTGGTCAGCTATCTCGGCCCGGCCACCGCCGCTCTGCTGACCGGCTCCATCGTCATCGAGCAGGTCTTTTCCCTGCCGGGCGTCGGGCGGCAATTCGTGTTCGCGGCGCTCCAGCGCGACTATACCGTCGTGATGGGCGTGGTGATCCTGTACGCCGGCCTGATCATCGCGCTCAATCTGATCGCGGATCTGCTGTACGCCGTGCTCAATCCAAAAGTGAAGTTCGACTGA
- a CDS encoding ABC transporter permease subunit has product MVLTSTPQEKAELMEQSAVKGRSLWDDARTRLLRNKAAVASLIVLGLLVFLALIGPLLWVHDSTFIYRDKVQIAPTFTDLHIFGTDAQGRDLFARVLVGLRMSLMVGVVATFVSLIIGVTWGAVAGFLGGRIDQLMMRVVDVLYSLPFIFFVIILMVVFGRNIILIFVAIGAVEWLTMARIVRGQTISLKNMEFVEAAHAAGVSQLSIIRRHIVPNVLGPVVVYVTLTIPVVILAESFLSFLGLGVQEPLTSLGNLISNGARDMEIAPWTLIFPALTMMLTLFCFNFIGDGLRDAIDPKDR; this is encoded by the coding sequence ATGGTTCTGACCTCCACGCCGCAAGAAAAAGCCGAGCTCATGGAGCAGAGCGCCGTCAAGGGTCGCTCGCTCTGGGATGATGCGCGCACGCGCCTGTTGCGCAACAAGGCCGCCGTGGCCAGCCTGATCGTGCTGGGACTTCTGGTCTTCCTGGCCCTGATCGGCCCGCTCCTGTGGGTGCACGACAGCACTTTCATCTATCGCGACAAGGTGCAGATCGCGCCGACTTTCACCGACCTGCACATTTTCGGCACGGACGCCCAGGGCCGCGACCTGTTCGCACGGGTTCTGGTGGGCTTGCGCATGTCCTTGATGGTGGGCGTGGTGGCGACCTTCGTCTCCCTGATCATCGGGGTAACCTGGGGCGCTGTGGCCGGTTTTCTGGGCGGGCGGATCGACCAGCTGATGATGCGGGTCGTGGACGTTCTCTACTCGCTGCCCTTCATCTTCTTCGTCATTATCCTGATGGTGGTGTTCGGCCGGAACATCATCTTGATCTTCGTCGCCATCGGGGCGGTGGAATGGCTGACCATGGCGCGCATCGTGCGCGGGCAGACCATCTCGCTGAAGAACATGGAATTCGTTGAGGCCGCCCATGCCGCCGGCGTGTCGCAACTCTCGATCATCCGCCGCCATATCGTGCCCAATGTGCTGGGGCCGGTGGTGGTCTATGTGACGCTGACCATTCCGGTGGTGATCCTGGCGGAAAGCTTCCTGAGCTTCCTGGGGCTCGGGGTGCAGGAACCGCTGACCTCGCTGGGCAATCTCATCTCCAACGGCGCGCGCGACATGGAGATCGCGCCCTGGACGCTGATCTTCCCGGCGCTGACCATGATGCTGACCCTGTTCTGCTTCAACTTTATCGGCGACGGTCTGCGCGACGCCATCGACCCCAAGGACCGCTAG
- a CDS encoding peptide ABC transporter substrate-binding protein, with translation MTITRRLSLLLAASASALALTACGGGGDSADSDSVVLHRGNGAEPLTLDPHKASGTWENNIIGDMFIGLFTENAEAEPIPGMATDWSVTDDGLSWTFTLRDAVWSDGEPVTAEDFEFAFRRIMDPATLANYASLLYPIRNARQVNAGELPPEELGVTAIDERTLRIDLEFPAPYLPGLLTHYTTFPVPQHVVEQYGDAWVQPQNIVTNGPYTLVNWRANDFVLTERNELFWDNENVCVDEVFYYPTVDNPAAERRVRNGELDLNVDFAGQNLDFLRREIPDYVRVHPYLGIVYFAFNTTEAPFDDPRVRNALSMAVDREFIATDILRAGQIPAYSFVPPGVNAYPSDARVTWEDVPVEERREMAREMLIEAGYGPDNPLRFEYSHRTTGDNPRVAPVVQQDWSLIADWVQPEIVGIETQIHYANLRAGDFSLGDGGWIGDYNDAYNFLFLGESDSVPMNYSRWSNPEYDALVEQANRTLDAEERGDLLSDAEQILLDDSPYMPLVYYVNKALVNPAVTGWEDNLTHIHRTRYLCLAETD, from the coding sequence ATGACCATCACTCGACGACTAAGCCTTCTTCTCGCCGCCAGCGCATCGGCGCTGGCGCTGACAGCGTGCGGGGGCGGCGGCGACAGCGCCGATAGCGACAGTGTGGTTCTGCATCGCGGGAACGGGGCTGAACCGCTGACCCTGGATCCGCACAAGGCGTCGGGCACTTGGGAAAACAACATTATCGGCGACATGTTCATCGGTCTGTTCACCGAGAACGCTGAGGCCGAACCGATCCCGGGCATGGCGACCGATTGGAGCGTCACGGATGATGGTCTGAGCTGGACCTTCACCTTGCGCGATGCGGTGTGGAGTGATGGCGAGCCGGTGACGGCTGAAGATTTCGAATTCGCTTTCCGCCGCATCATGGATCCGGCGACGCTGGCGAATTACGCCTCGCTGCTCTATCCGATCCGCAATGCGCGCCAGGTCAACGCCGGCGAGTTGCCGCCTGAAGAGCTGGGCGTCACGGCGATCGACGAGCGGACCTTGCGCATCGATCTGGAATTCCCGGCGCCGTATCTGCCCGGCCTTCTGACCCATTACACCACCTTCCCCGTGCCTCAGCATGTGGTGGAGCAATATGGCGACGCCTGGGTCCAGCCGCAGAACATCGTCACCAACGGCCCTTACACGCTGGTGAACTGGCGGGCGAACGACTTTGTCCTGACCGAACGCAATGAGCTGTTCTGGGACAATGAGAATGTCTGCGTGGACGAAGTGTTCTACTATCCCACCGTGGACAATCCCGCCGCCGAGCGCCGGGTGCGCAATGGCGAGCTGGATCTGAATGTCGACTTCGCCGGTCAGAACCTCGACTTCCTGCGCCGTGAAATTCCCGACTATGTGCGGGTGCACCCGTATCTCGGCATCGTCTATTTCGCCTTCAACACCACCGAAGCGCCATTTGACGATCCGCGCGTGCGCAACGCCCTGTCCATGGCGGTGGACCGTGAATTCATCGCCACCGATATCCTGCGCGCCGGCCAGATCCCGGCCTACAGCTTCGTGCCGCCGGGCGTGAACGCCTATCCCAGCGATGCGCGCGTCACCTGGGAGGATGTCCCGGTGGAAGAGCGTCGTGAGATGGCGCGTGAAATGCTGATCGAGGCCGGCTATGGCCCTGACAACCCGCTGCGGTTTGAATATTCCCACCGCACCACGGGCGATAACCCGCGCGTGGCGCCGGTGGTGCAGCAGGACTGGTCGCTGATCGCAGACTGGGTGCAGCCTGAAATTGTCGGCATCGAAACCCAGATCCATTACGCCAATTTGCGCGCGGGCGATTTCTCGCTCGGCGATGGCGGCTGGATCGGCGATTACAATGACGCCTACAACTTCCTGTTCCTGGGCGAATCTGACTCTGTGCCCATGAACTATTCGCGCTGGTCCAATCCGGAATATGACGCGCTGGTTGAACAGGCGAACCGGACGCTGGATGCGGAAGAACGCGGCGACCTGCTGTCGGACGCCGAGCAGATTCTGCTCGATGACAGCCCTTACATGCCGCTGGTCTATTACGTGAACAAGGCGCTGGTGAATCCGGCGGTGACCGGTTGGGAAGACAACCTGACCCACATTCACCGCACGCGTTATCTGTGCCTGGCCGAGACCGACTGA
- a CDS encoding DUF3667 domain-containing protein produces the protein MSDNFDPAAQAVTDHAIAMGVAAGRGSTRRKPSRPAVLRADTPEGVCANCETKLEGPVCHMCGQVDDEYHRPVHGLFSEVIEGLFALDGRVARTLPALLLFPGRVTRAFLKGKRMRYMPPFRLYIIASLLFFLLVPLSGNLGGMANDMQDGWGNYQPDGIDLSAARLEIEEQVASGTMTEEDAEYALQALERIGFTTGRESESQNTLVTDTDSGAVFHLTPLGPKRLQGSEAAINPDKVAAADFSLPVAEAPETGVADKLEAPVAETSVANPFLTGVIATPDGETSDFGPLQGNVSGNNIRQFFAPEDFGEPAPQTIWPLQMRRYLGERFAHVADDPGDWLESAADWVPRVMFAMVPVYALLLGLVYVWRRGFYLYDHMIVSLHFHAALFLSMAILSKASLLIGAGWATLAMIVYSNVYLYKLHRKVYERGRFQSVVRTLTLSVLYGFVLMLGLFAVFLLGAVIG, from the coding sequence GTGAGCGATAATTTTGATCCCGCGGCGCAAGCCGTCACAGATCACGCCATTGCGATGGGCGTGGCGGCGGGCCGGGGATCAACACGTCGCAAGCCCTCGCGCCCGGCCGTTCTGCGGGCGGATACGCCTGAAGGCGTCTGCGCCAATTGCGAGACCAAGCTCGAAGGCCCGGTCTGCCATATGTGCGGGCAGGTGGATGATGAATACCATCGTCCCGTCCATGGCCTGTTTTCAGAAGTCATCGAAGGGTTGTTCGCGCTGGACGGGCGGGTGGCCCGCACCCTTCCGGCCCTCTTGCTGTTTCCGGGACGCGTCACGCGCGCCTTCCTGAAGGGCAAGCGGATGCGGTATATGCCGCCTTTCCGCCTCTACATCATCGCGTCGCTGTTGTTCTTCTTGCTGGTTCCGCTTAGCGGCAATCTCGGCGGCATGGCCAACGACATGCAGGACGGCTGGGGCAATTACCAACCCGATGGCATCGACCTGTCCGCGGCTCGTCTGGAGATCGAGGAGCAGGTCGCTTCCGGGACCATGACCGAAGAGGACGCCGAGTACGCTCTGCAGGCTCTGGAACGCATTGGCTTCACCACCGGGCGTGAGTCCGAGTCGCAAAACACGCTGGTCACAGATACCGATTCCGGTGCGGTCTTTCACCTGACGCCTCTGGGCCCGAAAAGGCTTCAAGGATCAGAGGCGGCGATCAATCCTGACAAGGTCGCCGCAGCAGACTTCAGCTTGCCGGTCGCCGAGGCGCCTGAGACGGGCGTCGCGGACAAGCTGGAAGCGCCCGTTGCCGAGACAAGCGTCGCCAATCCATTTCTAACCGGAGTTATAGCGACGCCGGATGGCGAGACCTCGGACTTTGGTCCCTTACAGGGGAATGTCTCGGGGAATAATATTCGTCAGTTCTTTGCGCCTGAGGATTTCGGCGAGCCTGCGCCGCAAACGATCTGGCCGTTGCAGATGCGTCGCTATCTGGGGGAGCGGTTCGCTCATGTGGCGGACGATCCGGGCGATTGGCTGGAATCGGCGGCGGACTGGGTCCCGCGGGTCATGTTCGCCATGGTGCCGGTCTACGCCTTGCTGCTGGGCCTGGTCTATGTGTGGCGGCGCGGCTTTTATCTCTATGACCATATGATCGTCTCGCTGCATTTTCACGCGGCGTTGTTTCTGTCCATGGCGATCCTGAGCAAGGCGAGCCTGCTGATCGGCGCGGGTTGGGCGACCCTGGCGATGATCGTCTATTCCAACGTCTATCTCTACAAGCTGCATCGCAAGGTCTACGAGCGCGGCCGGTTCCAGTCCGTCGTGCGCACGCTGACCCTGAGCGTGCTTTACGGCTTCGTGCTGATGCTGGGCCTGTTCGCCGTCTTCCTGCTCGGCGCGGTTATCGGCTAG
- a CDS encoding S49 family peptidase, protein MKQFWLTFFGSIAGVIAGAILCIVFVIFLIGGLIGAALETAARSDAPPLTGNAMVLELDLRTPRLDQPSASPFAFAEPLSIVELSQALERARTDSRVAAVFVRANTLSLPAAQAEQIHTLLARISDAGKPVIAHAQGFEGGSVLPYFAVGGADEIWMQDSASFTAVGLSVETLFLGGMFEQFGVQPQFVQFHEFKNAADTFTRTGYTDAHREATLSWLGSIHDTALAALARSRDIEPERLRALVEAGPYSAEQALDLGLVDRLGHVAAARQSVLDRAGPNARIVDIALYHKGPVSPPPSQAPVIALVEAQGGIVTGASEAGLGSGPLVGGDTLADAIDAAASDSAVRAIILRIDSPGGSAIASDQIWDAVMRARQAGKPVIASMGATAASGGYYIAAPADRIIAQATTLTGSIGMYGGKLVADEALGRLGLNLDPLHVGGEYALAQSAAQPWTETQAADFARLAEDVYEDFTLKVAEGRDLPLARIQQIARGRVWTGAQALELGLVDELGGFDAALASARAMAGLSDSQRIRLQRFPARPEGLEALQALFGVSLDTVHSAQVLNQLLETPEAQALLRQQARLRAEGADLTAPAEQPR, encoded by the coding sequence ATGAAACAATTCTGGCTGACATTTTTCGGGTCCATCGCCGGCGTGATCGCTGGTGCGATTCTCTGCATCGTGTTCGTGATCTTCCTGATCGGCGGACTGATCGGCGCGGCTCTGGAGACCGCGGCGCGCTCAGACGCGCCGCCTCTGACAGGCAACGCCATGGTGCTGGAGCTGGATCTCAGAACACCGCGCCTGGACCAGCCCTCCGCCTCGCCCTTCGCCTTCGCCGAACCGCTGTCCATCGTAGAATTGTCGCAGGCGCTGGAGCGCGCCCGCACGGATTCGCGCGTGGCCGCCGTCTTCGTGCGCGCCAACACCCTCAGCCTGCCCGCCGCACAGGCGGAACAGATTCACACCCTTCTGGCTCGCATCTCTGACGCCGGCAAACCCGTCATCGCCCATGCGCAAGGGTTCGAGGGCGGCTCTGTGCTGCCGTATTTCGCGGTGGGCGGCGCGGACGAGATCTGGATGCAGGACAGCGCCAGCTTCACGGCCGTGGGCCTGAGCGTTGAAACCCTGTTTCTGGGCGGAATGTTCGAACAGTTCGGCGTGCAGCCGCAATTTGTCCAGTTTCATGAATTCAAGAACGCCGCCGACACCTTCACCCGGACCGGCTATACCGACGCCCATCGCGAGGCCACATTAAGCTGGCTGGGCTCGATCCATGACACGGCGCTCGCCGCCCTCGCCCGGTCCCGTGACATCGAGCCGGAGCGGTTGCGCGCGCTTGTGGAGGCGGGCCCCTATTCTGCCGAGCAGGCGCTCGATCTGGGCCTGGTCGACCGACTGGGCCATGTGGCCGCCGCCCGTCAGAGCGTGCTGGACCGCGCCGGCCCGAATGCGCGGATCGTGGACATCGCCCTGTATCATAAAGGGCCCGTGAGCCCGCCTCCCTCACAAGCCCCCGTGATCGCCCTGGTTGAAGCGCAGGGCGGCATCGTCACAGGCGCATCCGAGGCGGGACTGGGCAGCGGCCCGCTTGTCGGCGGCGATACGCTGGCGGACGCCATCGACGCCGCCGCCAGCGACAGCGCCGTTCGCGCCATCATCCTGCGCATCGACTCGCCTGGCGGGTCCGCCATCGCCTCCGACCAGATCTGGGATGCGGTGATGCGCGCGCGCCAGGCGGGCAAGCCCGTCATCGCCTCGATGGGGGCGACTGCAGCATCGGGCGGGTATTACATCGCCGCCCCCGCGGACCGGATCATCGCCCAGGCCACCACCCTGACCGGTTCGATCGGGATGTATGGCGGCAAGCTTGTGGCCGATGAGGCTCTGGGCCGTTTGGGGCTCAATCTTGATCCGCTTCATGTGGGGGGCGAGTATGCGCTGGCTCAGTCAGCCGCGCAGCCCTGGACCGAGACGCAGGCCGCCGATTTCGCCCGCCTGGCCGAAGACGTGTATGAGGATTTCACCCTCAAGGTCGCTGAAGGCCGCGATCTGCCGCTGGCGCGCATCCAGCAAATCGCGCGTGGCCGGGTCTGGACGGGGGCGCAGGCGCTGGAGCTGGGCCTGGTAGACGAACTGGGCGGGTTTGACGCCGCCCTCGCCTCGGCGCGCGCAATGGCGGGGCTGAGCGACAGCCAGCGCATCCGGCTGCAGCGCTTCCCGGCGCGTCCTGAAGGGCTTGAGGCTTTGCAGGCGCTGTTCGGCGTCAGCCTGGACACCGTGCACAGCGCGCAAGTGCTGAACCAGCTGCTGGAAACGCCCGAAGCTCAGGCGCTGTTGCGCCAGCAGGCGCGGTTACGCGCTGAAGGGGCAGATCTGACGGCGCCTGCCGAACAGCCGCGCTAG
- a CDS encoding DUF3450 domain-containing protein, whose product MTFKGIRTTLAASAAALVVAGAAHAQLDRALEVARQSTQEGARAQDQINDLADAADNAEREYLAVREQIESQRVFIAQQNVFLRSQENELTGLQSQLERVGNIERDLAPMMLEMFNALEDFIAADMPFRIDQRTQRLDNIREVLGEAAVSPAEKYRLLLNAFEIESSYGRSLNAYSEEVLVDGVPQEANILQIGRVALIRQIGGDLAIMTHDNQTWRPVPSSMSSNVQRAFRIANEVTTPEVFEAPLPGPTAG is encoded by the coding sequence ATGACGTTCAAAGGAATCCGCACGACGCTTGCGGCGAGCGCCGCCGCGCTCGTCGTTGCGGGCGCTGCGCATGCGCAGCTCGACCGGGCGCTTGAAGTGGCGCGTCAGTCCACTCAGGAAGGCGCTCGCGCTCAAGATCAGATCAACGATCTGGCGGACGCCGCCGACAACGCGGAACGCGAATACCTGGCGGTTCGCGAACAGATCGAATCCCAGCGCGTCTTCATCGCGCAACAGAACGTGTTCCTGCGCTCGCAGGAAAACGAGCTGACCGGTCTGCAAAGCCAACTCGAGCGTGTGGGCAACATCGAACGCGATCTCGCGCCGATGATGCTGGAAATGTTCAACGCGCTGGAAGACTTCATCGCGGCCGACATGCCGTTCCGCATCGATCAGCGCACCCAGCGTCTGGACAATATTCGTGAAGTTCTGGGCGAGGCGGCTGTCTCCCCGGCTGAGAAATATCGTCTGCTGCTGAACGCCTTCGAGATTGAATCTTCCTACGGTCGTTCGCTGAACGCCTATTCGGAAGAAGTTCTGGTCGACGGCGTTCCCCAGGAAGCCAACATCCTGCAGATCGGCCGCGTGGCTCTGATCCGTCAGATTGGCGGCGATCTGGCCATCATGACGCACGACAACCAGACCTGGCGTCCGGTTCCGTCGTCCATGTCGTCCAACGTTCAGCGCGCCTTCCGGATCGCGAACGAAGTGACCACCCCGGAAGTGTTCGAGGCCCCGCTGCCGGGCCCGACCGCGGGTTAA
- a CDS encoding MotA/TolQ/ExbB proton channel family protein — MKRILTSIAAVSLIAGAASAPAFAQADREPVSSISQLLERVRQDSRDAAAENQRRLQEFRSERDRQSALLSQARNELASLEAQSERLQAQFDANDQQIAELDAELREAQGAFGELFGAARQTAGEFGSIIESSMVSAQYPGRAQPLQELAQSRTLPERYELDAIWQTMINEMEGQAEVTTFNARVLGLNEGNPVPVTRVGPFIAMANDGGPLFVQWTSDENNAAAGYRLANLERQPPARLLSAASNLINAEPGEIVSGPVDPSRGGLLRIYRDVPSLSERFEQGGIVAKIIAALLIFSAAFGLFRLVSLLLVNSAINAQKRRSTASSSNPLGRVMLAYEEVKNRPTETIELKIDEAILRETPKFEFGLNFLKLAAGVAPLLGLLGTVTGMIRTFTQITLFGTGDPTIMAGGISEALVTTVSGLIAAIPLLFIHSFAASFARGAQSALEEQAAGIIARHAEEKSAG; from the coding sequence ATGAAACGCATTCTTACCTCGATTGCGGCCGTCTCGCTGATCGCCGGTGCGGCGTCGGCTCCGGCCTTCGCACAAGCCGACCGCGAACCGGTCTCATCCATTTCCCAGCTGCTTGAGCGCGTCCGTCAGGACAGCCGCGACGCCGCTGCGGAAAATCAGCGTCGTCTGCAGGAGTTCCGCTCCGAGCGTGACCGTCAGTCCGCGCTGCTGAGCCAGGCCCGCAACGAACTGGCTTCCCTGGAAGCCCAGTCCGAGCGTCTGCAGGCTCAGTTTGACGCCAATGACCAGCAAATCGCCGAGCTCGACGCCGAGCTTCGCGAAGCGCAAGGCGCCTTCGGCGAGCTGTTCGGCGCCGCGCGTCAGACGGCTGGCGAATTCGGTTCGATCATCGAATCCTCCATGGTGTCCGCCCAGTATCCGGGCCGCGCTCAGCCTCTGCAGGAACTGGCCCAGAGCCGCACCCTGCCGGAGCGTTACGAGCTGGACGCCATCTGGCAGACCATGATCAACGAAATGGAAGGCCAGGCTGAAGTCACGACCTTCAACGCTCGCGTGCTGGGTCTGAACGAAGGCAACCCGGTCCCCGTGACCCGCGTCGGTCCGTTCATCGCCATGGCGAATGACGGCGGCCCGCTCTTCGTGCAGTGGACCTCTGACGAGAACAACGCGGCAGCCGGCTATCGTCTGGCGAACCTGGAGCGTCAGCCCCCGGCCCGTCTGCTGAGCGCTGCCTCCAACCTGATCAACGCCGAGCCGGGCGAAATCGTCTCCGGTCCGGTCGATCCGTCCCGTGGCGGTCTGCTGCGCATCTATCGTGACGTGCCGAGCCTGTCCGAGCGCTTTGAACAAGGCGGCATCGTTGCGAAAATCATCGCAGCTCTGCTGATCTTCTCGGCGGCCTTTGGTCTGTTCCGTCTGGTGAGCCTGCTGCTGGTGAACTCGGCGATCAACGCTCAGAAGCGTCGTTCGACCGCATCCAGCTCCAACCCGCTGGGCCGCGTGATGCTGGCCTATGAGGAAGTGAAAAACCGTCCGACCGAAACCATCGAACTGAAGATCGACGAAGCCATTCTTCGCGAAACTCCGAAGTTCGAGTTTGGTCTGAACTTCCTGAAGCTGGCGGCTGGCGTCGCTCCGCTGCTCGGCCTGCTGGGCACTGTGACCGGCATGATCCGGACCTTCACCCAAATCACGCTCTTCGGCACCGGCGACCCGACCATCATGGCAGGCGGTATTTCCGAAGCCCTGGTGACGACGGTGTCCGGTCTGATCGCGGCGATCCCGCTCTTGTTCATCCACTCGTTCGCTGCAAGCTTCGCGCGCGGCGCCCAGAGTGCTCTGGAAGAACAAGCGGCAGGCATCATCGCCCGTCACGCCGAAGAGAAATCCGCAGGTTAA
- a CDS encoding MotA/TolQ/ExbB proton channel family protein: MDISGALTGLQEFLERGGPILTWIMALTFVMWAFILERMAYFGFAHKGAADRARQEWGARSDHHTWNAHAIRDQLISEVKAKADQNVELIKTLVAVAPLFGLLGTVTGMISVFDVMSISGSSDARAMSAGVARATIPTMAGMVASLSGLLFSNQIERMAKQKVHELADELEVD, encoded by the coding sequence ATGGATATCTCAGGCGCCCTCACAGGTCTCCAGGAATTCCTGGAACGCGGTGGTCCGATCCTGACCTGGATCATGGCCCTGACCTTCGTGATGTGGGCGTTCATCCTGGAACGCATGGCGTATTTCGGTTTCGCGCACAAAGGTGCGGCGGACCGGGCGCGGCAGGAGTGGGGCGCACGTAGCGACCACCACACCTGGAACGCTCACGCCATCCGGGATCAGCTCATTAGCGAAGTGAAGGCCAAGGCCGACCAGAATGTGGAACTGATCAAGACGCTTGTCGCGGTCGCTCCTCTCTTTGGTCTGCTGGGCACAGTGACCGGGATGATCTCGGTGTTCGACGTCATGTCGATCTCCGGTTCGTCCGATGCTCGCGCCATGTCGGCGGGGGTGGCTCGCGCCACCATCCCGACCATGGCGGGCATGGTCGCTTCCTTGTCCGGACTGCTTTTCTCCAACCAGATCGAGCGCATGGCCAAACAGAAGGTCCATGAACTCGCAGACGAGCTGGAGGTGGACTAG